The DNA window TCGACGAGCATGAAGCCCATGTCGAGGCGGACCGTTGCTACTTCTGCTACGACGCGCCCTGCATGCAGGCCTGTCCCACCTCCATCGATATTCCGCTGTTCATCCGCCAGATCGCGACGGGAAACCCGCTCGGCTCGGCCAAGACCATTTTCGACCAGAACATCCTGGGCGGCATGTGCGCCCGTGTCTGCCCCACCGAGACGCTGTGCGAGGAGGCCTGCGTGCGTGAGCATGCGGAAGGCAAGCCGGTGCAGATCGGCAGGCTGCAGCGTTACGCCACCGATACGGCCATGGCCGCTGGCCGCCAGTTCTACACGCGGGCCGCACCCACCGGCAAAAAAGCGGCGGTGGTCGGCGCGGGGCCGGCGGGTCTCGCCTGCGCGCACCGGCTCGCCATGCACGGCCATGACGTGACCATCTACGAGGCCCGGCCGAAGCCCGGCGGGCTCAACGAATACGGCATCGCCGCCTACAAGACGCCGGGCGGTTTCGCGCAGGCGGAGGTGGACTACCTTCTTTCCATCGGCGGCATCACGATCGAGCACGACAAGGCGCTCGGCCGCGACTTCACGCCGGCGGGCTTGACGCAAAGCCACGACGCCGTGTTCCTCGCCATGGGGCTTGCCGGCGTGAATGCGTTGCGCGCCGGGGGCGAGGAAGCGGAAGGCGTCGAGAATGCCGTCGACTACATCGCCACCCTTCGTCAGGCGCAGGATCTGGCGCAGCTCCCGGTCGGCCGGCGTGTCGTCGTCATCGGCGGCGGCATGACGGCCATCGACGTGGCCGTGCAGGCGCGCCTGCTCGGCGCCGAGGAAGTGACGATCTGCTACCGCCGGGGCAAGGAGCACATGAACGCCTCCGAATGGGAGCAGGAACTCGCCGCGGCCAAGGGCGTCACCATCCGCCATTGGCTGCAGCCGAAGCGCGTTGTCTTGGAAGAGAACCGCGCCGCCGGCATCGAGATGGAGTACACTGCGATGGTGGACGGGCGACTTGTCGGCACGGGCGAGACGCTGACGCTGAGGGCCGATCAGATCTTCAAGGCCATCGGCCAGACCTTCGAGCCGGCCGTGCTCAATGGCAGCGGCGAGGCGATCGCTCTGGAGAATGGCCGCGTTCTCGTGGATGCGGAAGGCCGCACCTCCATGCCGAAAGTCTGGGCCGGCGGCGACTGCATCGCGGGCGGCGACGACCTCACCGTCTCGGCCGTGGCGCAGGGGCGTGACGCGGCGGAGAGTATTCACGGCGCGCTGCTGGGCTGAGGAGGAGAAACCCCATGGCAGACATCCGTTCGAATTTCGTCGGCATCAGATCGCCGAACCCGTTCTGGCTCGCCTCCGCGCCGCCCACCGACAAGGCCTATAACGTCGAGCGCGCCTATAGGGCGGGCTGGGGCGGCGTTGTCTGGAAGACGCTGGGCGAGGAGGGGCTGCCCGTCGTCAATGTGAACGGCCCGCGCTACGGGGCCATCTGGGGCGCGGACCGCCGACTGCTCGGCCTCAACAATATCGAGCTCATCACCGACCGCGACCTCTACCTGAACCTCACCGAGATCAAGCAGGTGAAACGCAACTGGCCGGACCGGGCGCTGGTGGTCTCGCTCATGGTGCCCTGCGAGGAGGAGGCCTGGAAGGCCATCCTGCCGCTGGTGGAAGAGACCGAAGCCGACGGCATAGAACTCAATTTCGGCTGCCCGCACGGCATGAGCGAGCGCGGCATGGGCTCGGCCGTGGGCCAGGTGCCGGAATATGTCGAGATGGTGGTGCGCTGGTGCAAGCAGAACACGCGCATGCCCGTCATCACCAAGCTCACGCCCAACATTACCGACATCCGCAAGCCTGCGCGCGCGGCGCATGCCGGCGGTACTGACGCGGTGTCGCTGATCAACACGATCAACTCCATCACGGCTGTCGACCTCGACACTTTTGCCCCGGAACCCACCATCGACGGCAAAGGCAGCCACGGCGGCTATTGCGGGCCGGCGGTGAAGCCCATCGCACTCAACATGGTGGCCGAGATCGCCCGGGACGCAGAGACGCGGGGGCTGCCCATCTCCGGCATCGGCGGCATCACCACCTGGCGCGACGCGGCGGAGTTCCTGGCGCTCGGTGCGGGCAACGTGCAGGTGTGCACGGCTGCCATGACCTACGGGTTCAAGATCGTCGAGGAGATGATCGAAGGCCTGAAGAACTGGATGGACGAAAAGGGGCATGCCGCGCTGGACGACGTCGTCGGCCGCGCCGTTCCGAACGTCACCGACTGGCAGTATCTCAATCTCAACTACATCACCAAGGCCCGTATCGACCAGGACCTGTGCATCAAATGCGGGCGCTGCCATATCGCCTGCGAGGACACCTCGCACCAGGCGATCACGGCCATGGTCGACGGCATCCGCCATTTCGAGGTGATCGAGGAGGAGTGCGTCGGCTGCAATCTCTGCGTCAATGTCTGCCCGGTGGAGGACTGCATCACCATGGTGCCGCTGGCCGCGGGCGAGATGGACCGGCGGACGGGCAGGGTGGTCCCTGCCGACTACGCCAACTGGACCACGCACCCCAACAACCCGATGGCGAAGGTGGCGGCGGAGTAGGGGCGGACCGCCGTCACCTCCGGCAAGAGGTCAGGTCGTGACGGCCTGTTTCCGCGCCAGCAGACCGCCCTTCTTGGCCAGGAACCTGCGCAGGCGGTCGCTGAAATCCGGAGCGACGGCATTCCTGACCGACGGGCGCTCCGCCAGCGCCCTGCGCCAGGCCTGCACCTTCGTCAAACCATCGAAGATACCGAGTTCGGTGATCGTGTCGAAGGTTTCGAAATAGCGGAAGACGGGCGCGAAGACCGCATCGACGACCGTGAACTTCTGGCCGGCGAAATACGGGCCGTCACCCAGCTCGGCTTCCAGCCGGGCGAACTTCTCCTTGAGCGCGGCGACCGCTTTATCGAACGCGGCCTGGTCGCCTGTCGTCTCGATCGTCCATATGTCGCTCAGGGCGGCCGAGCCGAACTCCATCCACGCGCGATGGCGCGCGCGCTGGATCGGATTGTCGGGGTGCAGCCTCGGCTCATGCGTCTCGTCCAGGTATTCGACGATTGCCGTGCTTTCGAAGAGCACGTCATCGCCCACCTGCAGCACCGGCACCTTGCCGCGCGGCGAAATCTTCAGGAACCAGTCGGGCTTGTTCTCGAGATCGATGTCGACGCGTTCGAAGGGCACTCCCTTCTCGTTGAGCACGATCGCGGCGCGCTGAACGTAAGGGCAGAGATCGAAGGATACGAGGGTGAGTTTCTCGGGCATGTGAGTTTCTCCTGAAATCGCCTGCATGGATCTTTGATGCAGTTGCATCTATATTGGATGGGTCGCATGCCGTGTCAATCTGCATGCAATTGCATCTAATCAACTGTTGGTGATCCATGTCCGCCAAGCCGAACGAAACCATCACTGCCGCCTGGACCGGCCTCATGCGCGCGCAGCGGCTCGCGGTGGGCCGGGTGGAGGCGCGGTTGAAAGCGGCGGAGCTACCGCCGCTGGCCTGGTACGACGCGCTCTGGGAACTGGAAAGGGCCGGCGAGGAGGGGCTGCGTCCCTTCGAGCTCGAAAAGGCGCTGCTGTTCGAGCAGTACAATCTCTCGCGGCTCGCCGACCGGCTGGCCGCCGCGGGCCTGATCGAGCGCTGCGCGTGCCCGGAAGACCGCCGCGGCCAGGTGCTGAGGATCACGGGGGAGGGCCGCGCGCTGCGCGCGCAGATGTGGAAGATCTACGGACCGGCGATCGAGGAGACGGTGGGCTCCCGCCTCAGCGCCGCGGAAGCCGAGACTTTCGTGCGCCTTCTGAAGAAGCTCGAATAGCAGCGCGCCTTCCTTCATCTCAAATCGACAGGAGTTGTCAGCAGCGTTGCGTGAGCTGGGGCGATTGGACGGCCTCTTGATTGTAGATAAGAATTATCGATGATATAAAATATCCAGGATAGGAGCTTGAGATGAAGTTGAGCGAAGGGGTCGAGGCGGCAATTCACTGTGCGGCGGTGCTGGCGAGCCTTGAAGAAGGGCGCACATTGCCGGCGAGTGCGCTTGCCGAGCTGCACGGCCTTTCGCAGAGCTACCTGCTCAAGCATCTGCAGGCTCTCGCGGCGGCGAAGGTGTTCGAATCCGTCCCCGGCCCGCATGGCGGCTATCGCCTCGCCCGCGCGCCGCAGAAGATCAGCCTGCTCGACATCGTGCTGGCCGTGGAAGGGCAGCAGCCCGCCTTCCGCTGCGCCGAGATCCGGCAGCGCGGTCCGGGCGCGCTGGAACCTGCGGCCTATGTGAAGCCATGCGGCATCAAGGTCGCCATGCTCAAGGCCGAGCGCGCCTGGCGCGCCGTGCTCGCCGAAACGAAGCTTTCCGAGATCGTCGCCGGCTACAAGGCCGAGGCCGATCCCCGCGCAATCGCCTTCAACTGCGCCTTTGTGGCCCGCCACCAGCGGCCGCACGACGAATCCTCCTCCGAAAAGCAGACGTGAAAGGAAAACGCATGCAACCGCGCCTCAATTTCTTCCAGGCTTCCCCTGAGATCATCAAA is part of the Chelativorans sp. AA-79 genome and encodes:
- a CDS encoding glutathione S-transferase family protein, whose amino-acid sequence is MPEKLTLVSFDLCPYVQRAAIVLNEKGVPFERVDIDLENKPDWFLKISPRGKVPVLQVGDDVLFESTAIVEYLDETHEPRLHPDNPIQRARHRAWMEFGSAALSDIWTIETTGDQAAFDKAVAALKEKFARLEAELGDGPYFAGQKFTVVDAVFAPVFRYFETFDTITELGIFDGLTKVQAWRRALAERPSVRNAVAPDFSDRLRRFLAKKGGLLARKQAVTT
- the preA gene encoding NAD-dependent dihydropyrimidine dehydrogenase subunit PreA codes for the protein MADIRSNFVGIRSPNPFWLASAPPTDKAYNVERAYRAGWGGVVWKTLGEEGLPVVNVNGPRYGAIWGADRRLLGLNNIELITDRDLYLNLTEIKQVKRNWPDRALVVSLMVPCEEEAWKAILPLVEETEADGIELNFGCPHGMSERGMGSAVGQVPEYVEMVVRWCKQNTRMPVITKLTPNITDIRKPARAAHAGGTDAVSLINTINSITAVDLDTFAPEPTIDGKGSHGGYCGPAVKPIALNMVAEIARDAETRGLPISGIGGITTWRDAAEFLALGAGNVQVCTAAMTYGFKIVEEMIEGLKNWMDEKGHAALDDVVGRAVPNVTDWQYLNLNYITKARIDQDLCIKCGRCHIACEDTSHQAITAMVDGIRHFEVIEEECVGCNLCVNVCPVEDCITMVPLAAGEMDRRTGRVVPADYANWTTHPNNPMAKVAAE
- a CDS encoding MarR family transcriptional regulator, which produces MSAKPNETITAAWTGLMRAQRLAVGRVEARLKAAELPPLAWYDALWELERAGEEGLRPFELEKALLFEQYNLSRLADRLAAAGLIERCACPEDRRGQVLRITGEGRALRAQMWKIYGPAIEETVGSRLSAAEAETFVRLLKKLE
- a CDS encoding NAD(P)-dependent oxidoreductase: MAQRHYEDGIVAGRLSPDVYARNFADLHPALDEHEAHVEADRCYFCYDAPCMQACPTSIDIPLFIRQIATGNPLGSAKTIFDQNILGGMCARVCPTETLCEEACVREHAEGKPVQIGRLQRYATDTAMAAGRQFYTRAAPTGKKAAVVGAGPAGLACAHRLAMHGHDVTIYEARPKPGGLNEYGIAAYKTPGGFAQAEVDYLLSIGGITIEHDKALGRDFTPAGLTQSHDAVFLAMGLAGVNALRAGGEEAEGVENAVDYIATLRQAQDLAQLPVGRRVVVIGGGMTAIDVAVQARLLGAEEVTICYRRGKEHMNASEWEQELAAAKGVTIRHWLQPKRVVLEENRAAGIEMEYTAMVDGRLVGTGETLTLRADQIFKAIGQTFEPAVLNGSGEAIALENGRVLVDAEGRTSMPKVWAGGDCIAGGDDLTVSAVAQGRDAAESIHGALLG
- a CDS encoding Rrf2 family transcriptional regulator translates to MKLSEGVEAAIHCAAVLASLEEGRTLPASALAELHGLSQSYLLKHLQALAAAKVFESVPGPHGGYRLARAPQKISLLDIVLAVEGQQPAFRCAEIRQRGPGALEPAAYVKPCGIKVAMLKAERAWRAVLAETKLSEIVAGYKAEADPRAIAFNCAFVARHQRPHDESSSEKQT